A portion of the Bactrocera neohumeralis isolate Rockhampton chromosome 2, APGP_CSIRO_Bneo_wtdbg2-racon-allhic-juicebox.fasta_v2, whole genome shotgun sequence genome contains these proteins:
- the LOC126750918 gene encoding uncharacterized protein LOC126750918, which yields MKRFNCFSLRSFGIVVAGFDIIVALCTLALCSYYLWTDYVHVSYWPQDDVKILNPLSNLIAIVVDYVLVHNFSNAFYMVLAVTIWVKSLINLVVASILIDGIRKQRLVCIAPWLINTTISIGIEIAVFVFIEIKMNEFEEEIALDRRIIHSVIFGVFMVFNALSLFGIFALYKMLKATVNENRTLQESIVEAAGLYQHVKV from the exons ATGAAGCGTTTTAATTGTTTCAGTTTACGTTCatttggcattgttgttgccgGCTTTGATATAATCGTAGCGTTGTGCACGCTAGCACTGTGCTCCTACTATCTTTGGACCGACTATGTGCATGTGTCATATTGGCCACAGGACgatgtaaaaatattgaatccGCTAAGTAATCTCATTGCAATTGTTG TTGATTATGTACTCGTACATAACTTCTCCAATGCTTTCTATATGGTTCTGGCAGTTACTATTTGGGTAAAATCTTTGATAAATTTAGTTGTTGCTTCCATACTCATAGATGGTATTAGAAAG CAACGTCTTGTTTGCATTGCTCCCTGGCTCATTAACACCACGATTTCGATTGGCATTGAGATAGCCGTATTTGTATTCATCgaaattaaaatgaatgaatTCGAAGAGGAAATAGCATTGGACCGGCGCATAATACACAGTGTGATTTTTGGCGTATTTATGg TTTTCAATGCGCTTTCTTTATTCGGCATCTTTGCTCTATACAAAATGCTCAAGGCAACGGTCAATGAGAATCGTACGTTACAGGAGAGTATTGTGGAAGCAGCTGGACTTTATCAGCAtgttaaagtttaa